The Paenibacillus sp. FSL R7-0345 DNA segment TACGACATGATCAAATCACACGGCGTGGAGGACATTAACGGACGCAAGCGGTATAAGTTTTTTGAGCAGGAGATCTTTGGTCTTGACCGTGCAGTAGAAAAGCTGGTGGAGGAGTATTTCCATTCCGCTGCCCGCCGGCTCGATGTCCGTAAACGGATTCTGTTGTTAATGGGTCCGGTCAGCGGCGGTAAATCAACACTGGTTACACTTTTAAAACGCGGCCTGGAGCAGTATTCACGTACCGATGCCGGCGCCGTATATGCAATTGATGGCTGCCCGATGCATGAGGAGCCGCTGCACCTGATTCCGCTGGAGCTTCGTCCGGAGATTGAGCGCGAGCTCGGTGTACGCATTGAAGGCAACCTGTGCCCGTCCTGCCAGATGCGGCTGAAAAATGAATACAACGGCGACATCGAGCAGGTCAGGGTTACCCGTGTTATTTTATCGGAAGAAGAACGTATCGGCATCGGGACCTTCAGCCCGTCCGATCCGAAATCGCAGGATATTGCCGACTTGACCGGCAGCATCGACTTCTCGACCATCACAGAATTCGGCTCGGAATCCGATCCGCGTGCTTACCGGTTTGACGGGGAGCTGAACAAGGCCAACCGCGGCCTTATGGAGTTCCAGGAAATGCTGAAATGCGATGAGAAGTTCCTGTGGAACCTGCTGTCCCTGACCCAGGAAGGCAATTTCAAGGCCGGGCGGTTCGCACTGATCAGTGCAGATGAGCTCATCGTGGCCCACACCAATGAAACAGAATACAAGTCCTTTATTTCTAATAAAAAGAATGAAGCGCTGCAGTCCCGCATGATCGTTATGCCGGTGCCTTACAACCTGAGAGTATCGGAAGAGGAAAAAATCTACGCCAAGCTGATCGGCCAAAGCGATATGAAGCATGTGCATATTGCGCCGCATGCCCTGCGGGCCGCTGCGATCTTCTCCATCCTGACCCGGCTGAAGGACAGCAAGAAGCAGGGCATGGACCTGATTAAAAAGCTGCGGATGTACGACGGCGAAGAGGTGGAAGGCTACAAGGAAGCCGACCTCAAGGAAATGCAGACCGAGTATCTGGATGAAGGCATGTCCGGGATTGATCCGCGGTATGTCATTAACCGGATTTCCAGTGCCCTGATCAAGGGCGACCTGCAGTGCATGAATGCGCTGGATGTGCTGCGGGCGATCAAGGACGGACTGGATTCCCACCCTTCGATCACCAAAGAAGAGCGCGAGCGTTACCTGAACTTTATTTCCATTGCCCGTAAGGAATACGACATTCTCGCCAAAAGCGAAGTGCAAAAGGCATTCGTTTACTCTTTTGAAGAATCAGCCAAAACACTGTTTGAGAACTACCTCGACAATATCGAGGCGTACTGCAACTGGACCAAAATCCGTGATCCGCTTACGGATGAAGAGATGGAGCCGGATGAGCGGCTGATGCGTTCGATTGAAGAGCAGATCGGTATCTCCGAAAATGCCAAAAAGGCCTTCCGCGAAGAAATCCTGATCCGCATCTCGGCTTATTCCCGCAAAGGCAAGAAGTTTGAATACAACAATCATGACCGGCTGCGCGAGGCGATTGAGAAAAAGCTGTTCACCGATCTGAAGGATATCGTGAAGATTACCACCTCGTCCAAGACGCCGGATGAAAGCCAGCTGAAACGGATCAACGAGGTATCCAGACGCCTGATGGAGGATCATAACTACTGCCCGATCTGCGCCAACGAGCTGCTGAAATATGTCGGCAGCCTGTTAAACCGGTAAGCTTATAAATGAACAAAAAGCCATGTCAGTGCTTCGGCGCTGGTATGGCTTTTTTTGTTTACCACTTTCTTCAATCTGAATTTCAGTAAGTTGTTAACAAATGAAACGATTTGATTTTTATTTTTTCGAAAAGTGCCTATAATTGATAAAAGTGTTACAAAAAGAAACGAATAGACCTTTTGATTTTCTTAATTGAGCATTTTGCATTAATCTAAGCCCTTGCTATACAAAGGGATTTTGGATATAAAAAAGGACTTCACCCCAACTTGGAGAAGTTTTTTGGTGACGAAACCAAAACACTCAAGAGGAGGAAGCCCCTTTTGTATATTCTCCAAGAAAGTCTATTTTCCTTTGAGGAGCTTCAAAAAATCGAATCGAAAGAACGACTGCCTATCTTTTTTAGTGCACTGGACTTACGACCGTATGCGAGGCAATTGAGAAACCCTTCACCCCGAGGAGCGGATGGGCACTGCCGTCAAGGCATTCTTCGCGCATTACTCGCGGCTCCCTTAGAGAACATCGATACGTTCACCGGCCTAGCGCGTAGACTGGAGTTTGACCTTCGTTTCCGTTACCAATGTGGACTTCGGCTGGACATCTTCGCCCCTTCGATCTCTACGTTAAGCCGGGTTTTTGCCGACTTGACTCGCAAAAACCTCGCCCAGCAGTTGTTTGAGGATCTTGTCGCTCAGTGCCAAGAAGCTGGAATCCTAGGCGGCACTCATGTCGCCATCGACAGCGCAGCCATTCACGCTTACGAGAAAAAAGAACCTAAGCGAAAAAGCGAACTCACCGGCAATGCCAATTGGGGAGTAAAACTCGATGCGTTTGGCAACAAAGTTAAGTGGTTTGGCTATAAGCTGCATCTGGCCGTCGATACGAAGAGTGAACTTCCGATTGCCCTAAACGTTACACCTGCTCATGTGAATGATGGCGATGAGGGACCTACACTCATGAAGCGAACCGTCGAACGATTCAAGCCTCGTTTTTTCATGCTGGATGCAGGATATGACCAAATGAAAAACTACGAAACGGCTCGCAGCGTCAAGGCCCAAGCGATTATTCCAATGAATCCGCGGAATGAAAAGGAACCCCCTGCAGGTATGACAAGCAAAGGGACACCTTGCTGTTCGATGGGGTTTCCGATGACGTATTGGGGACAGGAAAAGGAACGTTTGAAGTTTCGTTGTCCACACGCTACGGGGAAAGTGGATTGTCCTTTAGGCATGACGGCTTGCTCCACTTCCAATTATGGGATGGTGGTCAAGGTCGACACTCAGCAAGACCTTCGCCGCTATGCAATGCCGCACCGAGAAAGTCGGGGCTGGAAGGAACTCTACAACAAGCGAACCAGTGTAGAACGCTGTAATTCTCGAATGAAGACCTATCTAACCGCAGACCAATTGCATGTTTGGGGTATTCAAAAAGTTACGACTCACCAATATTTGAATGCCATTGTGCTGCTTGCTTCTGCGCTCGCTGTATCGAGACAAAGAGTCGTAACTGCCGCTTAAATTTAGCCTTTCCGCAAATTCTGCCCGTCTGTCCATTTTTGCTCTTCTTTTCTCAAAACCTAAATTTATCATGCAGTATAGCCTTATCTTTTTCCTGGAAATGAATTATGCAAAATGCTCAATTAATAACATAAAAGAGATTATTATTTTACATGTGAAGCGCTTTCAAACATACCCATTATTCAATCCAATAAAGAGAGGATAAACAACAATGACAATGGAAATGATTCTCGCCTTGGGTATTTTGATCCTGATGATTGTAATGATCATGTCAGACAAATTTGCTTTCGGTGCACCCCCGATCATAGCTTGTCTGTTACTGGTAGTCACCGGCCTGTCCACTGTTCCGGAGGCTTTTGCCGGATTTATAAATCCCAGCGTGATTATGATTGCCGGTTTCATGGTCGTTATGGCAGGACTGATGAAAACGGATTTTATCGGCAAGGTCCAGTCCGCAATGGTCGCTCTCGTCAATAAGGGCGGCTACAAGAGCTATGTTCTTCTGGTTGTGGTCGTTATGCTGGGCGCCAGCCTGGCAGGCTCCGGTTCCACCGGTTATTATGTACTCATTCTGTCCATCGTTTCTGCCATCCCTTACAATAAAAAAATGCCCACCTCCAAGCTGATGATGCCTTTGGGCTTTGCTACTAATCATCCTTTGGTGCCTTTCAATGTAGCGCTTTTCTATGGTGTTACTGTCAGTGTACTGGAGACGGCCGGTTATGCCGGCGGCCTGTCCATGGCAAAGTTTGCTGTGGTAAATCTGGTTCTCTCCCTTGGTTTCCTGGCGTGGACCTTGATTGCTTACCGTCTGCTGCCAGATCATCCGGTCAGCGGAGTTTCGGGAGATGACCAGGAGGTAATGGAGGCGAGTACTTCGTCATTGCCTGCATGGAAGGAAAACAGCACGATCGCTGCCTTTATCATCAGTGTGATCGGTATGATGCTTATGAGCCAGATTGGTAATGCTGCTTATGTCATTCCCGGACTTGCCGGAGCCTTCCTGTTGATTATCAATGTGCTTGATTTTAAAGAAGTCCGTAACAATATGGGTGCGCCAGTAATCCTTATGATGGCCGGTGTAATCGGTGTGGCTGATGCTCTGGCAAACTCCGGTTTTACAACAATGATTGGGGAAGCGGTTGCAGCCGGGCTAGGCTCAAGCATCAGCCCGTTCATTCTGATCCTAATGTTCGCCCTGCTAACCAGCACCTGCTCTACGTTTACCGGATCAAATATGGGGTCTGTATTCATCTTTGCACCGATTGCAATTACAACCAGCCTGAGCCTGGGACTTAATCCTGTCGCTGCCGCAGCTGCAGTTGCCATATCCGGATGGAACGGCGGATACATGCCAATCGACGGGATGCCGGCAATGATTCTGGGGATGGGTAAATATAAGCTGTCCCAGTTTTGGATGTTCTCCGTACCGATGTATCTAATCCGCATTCTTGCGATCTGTATCGGCGCTATGCTTATGTTTCCTGTAAACGGTTAATCCGTAGGAAGGTGCTGCCGGCAATGGTTTGACACACAAATCTCAACGATTAAAAAACACCCGGACCAGGTAATTTTTACCTGCCGGGTGTTTTTCTTTGCTCCTTGATTGTCATTCTATTCTGAGGTAACGCCACAGGGTTGTTCTGCTTATCCCGAGCTGCTTGGCTGTTTTCGTCTGATTGCCTTTGTTCTGCTCAAGAACAGCGATGACAATTTCTCTTGAATAGTCAAAAAGCGTCTTGTCTTCAACCAGATGCTGGGCCAGATTAGAATCAATATTTACGGACGGCGATTCTGTTCGTTCATGCTTTAACAGCTCAAGCACCTGATACTCAGAAATATAGTAGGAGTTGGAATACAGCACCAGCTTTTTAACCGTCTGCTCCAGTTGATTCAGATTTCCCGGCCAGCTGAAGCTGAGCAATTCCCTTAACGCTTTAGGATCAAAGCCGATCACTTCCTTGTTGCATTCAATGTTGATTTTGTTGAGCAGAAGGGTGATAATCCCGGACAGTTCATTTTTTCTTTCTTCAATGGAAGGCGAGTAAATACTGCCGCAATCCACCTCTGTCATAATCCGGTTGAAAATCTGTTTGTCCTTATCCGCACTCTTTGTACTGTAGGTGAACAAAATATTGTTTTTCTGCAGCAGCCTGGTGTTGCTGATGATGGTCAGCAATCGTTCTACATCCTGAATGCTCATCTGCTCCACATTTTTAAACAGGAGCGTATTTCCCGTTTCGACCAAAGGGCCGTTGGAGGAATTGAGCAGGTATTTCCAGGTCCGTTCATTAACCAGCTCGGAATGAATCACAATCAGATTGCTCGTATGATTTTTTTGCTTAAGATAGGCTGTGTAGGCCAGGCTTGTCTTGGCAGTGCCGCTTTCTCCAAAAATCAGCATGGCATTATAATGGGAGCCCAATTTGTCCAGCTGATGTTTAGAGGATTCCTGAATATAAGAGGTAAATAAAAGCTTTTTATTGATAATCTCCTCGACCTCAGCTTTATTCATGTAGCTTACACCAAAGCTGTTGTTTATGAGCGGCGGGGTTGAATTTTTAACCTCGCACAGAAAGTAGCCGTCCTCCAGGTCCAGCCGCTTTATTTTCAACTGATAAACCTGTGTGTTATGGGTGTGATAAAACTGCTGTTCACCCTCTAAGTTGTTTTTCGTAGCGAGAAAATGACGGATCGATTTCTCCAGCTTAGGATCGATATTCGTAAAAACCGTTTGCAGCTCCTGATCGAAAATGGTGACCTTCTGGGACTGGGTATGGAAGCAGGCGGTCAGCAGCTCATTTTTTTGCCTGATTTGTTTGAGGTCATTAACCAGTGAGATGGCTTGCCGGTAGGCATGCTTGATGCTCTCAATTCCGGAGGTAATCAGGATGGTATTAATGGACTTGCTGAGGGCCATCTTGTGAGTAACGGCGTCACATAGCACCATCTCATACTGCTCCGCTTTTAACTGGTCTAACAGGTAATCGGCACTTACGGGATTATCCAGGGTAATGATCTTAATGTTGTATTGCAAAATATCGCAGATCAGATGAGCCGTTTCGGTAATGCTGGGATAGCCTATAATGGCAAAATTGCTGGTGTAGTTATTGGCGAGCTTAATTGCACCCAAAATGTCATACACGGAAATAGATACATCTATAACAGGGATGGAGACCGACTGGTGAATTAAGCTGGCAGTACCGCCTCTGGAAATAATCGCATCGTAGTTTTCTTCAGATAATTCTGATACCAGCTGCTGTCCTTCTTCCAGGTCGGCGGTATAGATATGAATATCGATTTCCCCGAATTGCTCTCCGATAACCGTCATGGAATGATTCAATTCTTCATAAGGCGCAATGCCGAGCAGTTTAATTTTGTTGGCCATCCTGATTGCCCTCCTCTGAGAAGTGTTTCATTTATAAACGATTATAATGCAGATTTAAAAATAATAATAGAAATAAATGATATGTGTTTCAAAAAGAAACAATTCATTTACTGTTGAGGTTACATCCTTTTTAGCGCAGCTATAAAATAAAGGTGTGAACAAGAGGGGGTGAGCTGATGCTGAAATTGCTGGTGATCGCTGATGATTTTACCGGTGCCTTAGATACGGGAGTACAATTTGCGAACCTGGGTGTGAAGACCATGGTTACAGCAGAACCGGTTATTGATTACGGATTGCTGGAGGATGATCTGGAGGTTCTGGTTATTGATACGGAAAGCCGGTATCTGTCCTTTGCTGATTCTTACAACATTGTCAGTCAGATAATCGAACAGTCCAAGCAGGTTCAAGTACCGTTTATCTATAAAAAAGTGGACTCTGCCTTGAGGGGAAATATCAGCAGTGAAATCAA contains these protein-coding regions:
- a CDS encoding PrkA family serine protein kinase — its product is MDIFERIASYRAENDRLAWSGTFKDYIGLLRKDPSPAKTAHSRVYDMIKSHGVEDINGRKRYKFFEQEIFGLDRAVEKLVEEYFHSAARRLDVRKRILLLMGPVSGGKSTLVTLLKRGLEQYSRTDAGAVYAIDGCPMHEEPLHLIPLELRPEIERELGVRIEGNLCPSCQMRLKNEYNGDIEQVRVTRVILSEEERIGIGTFSPSDPKSQDIADLTGSIDFSTITEFGSESDPRAYRFDGELNKANRGLMEFQEMLKCDEKFLWNLLSLTQEGNFKAGRFALISADELIVAHTNETEYKSFISNKKNEALQSRMIVMPVPYNLRVSEEEKIYAKLIGQSDMKHVHIAPHALRAAAIFSILTRLKDSKKQGMDLIKKLRMYDGEEVEGYKEADLKEMQTEYLDEGMSGIDPRYVINRISSALIKGDLQCMNALDVLRAIKDGLDSHPSITKEERERYLNFISIARKEYDILAKSEVQKAFVYSFEESAKTLFENYLDNIEAYCNWTKIRDPLTDEEMEPDERLMRSIEEQIGISENAKKAFREEILIRISAYSRKGKKFEYNNHDRLREAIEKKLFTDLKDIVKITTSSKTPDESQLKRINEVSRRLMEDHNYCPICANELLKYVGSLLNR
- a CDS encoding transposase; translated protein: MYILQESLFSFEELQKIESKERLPIFFSALDLRPYARQLRNPSPRGADGHCRQGILRALLAAPLENIDTFTGLARRLEFDLRFRYQCGLRLDIFAPSISTLSRVFADLTRKNLAQQLFEDLVAQCQEAGILGGTHVAIDSAAIHAYEKKEPKRKSELTGNANWGVKLDAFGNKVKWFGYKLHLAVDTKSELPIALNVTPAHVNDGDEGPTLMKRTVERFKPRFFMLDAGYDQMKNYETARSVKAQAIIPMNPRNEKEPPAGMTSKGTPCCSMGFPMTYWGQEKERLKFRCPHATGKVDCPLGMTACSTSNYGMVVKVDTQQDLRRYAMPHRESRGWKELYNKRTSVERCNSRMKTYLTADQLHVWGIQKVTTHQYLNAIVLLASALAVSRQRVVTAA
- a CDS encoding SLC13 family permease, giving the protein MTMEMILALGILILMIVMIMSDKFAFGAPPIIACLLLVVTGLSTVPEAFAGFINPSVIMIAGFMVVMAGLMKTDFIGKVQSAMVALVNKGGYKSYVLLVVVVMLGASLAGSGSTGYYVLILSIVSAIPYNKKMPTSKLMMPLGFATNHPLVPFNVALFYGVTVSVLETAGYAGGLSMAKFAVVNLVLSLGFLAWTLIAYRLLPDHPVSGVSGDDQEVMEASTSSLPAWKENSTIAAFIISVIGMMLMSQIGNAAYVIPGLAGAFLLIINVLDFKEVRNNMGAPVILMMAGVIGVADALANSGFTTMIGEAVAAGLGSSISPFILILMFALLTSTCSTFTGSNMGSVFIFAPIAITTSLSLGLNPVAAAAAVAISGWNGGYMPIDGMPAMILGMGKYKLSQFWMFSVPMYLIRILAICIGAMLMFPVNG
- a CDS encoding PrpR N-terminal domain-containing protein, with the translated sequence MANKIKLLGIAPYEELNHSMTVIGEQFGEIDIHIYTADLEEGQQLVSELSEENYDAIISRGGTASLIHQSVSIPVIDVSISVYDILGAIKLANNYTSNFAIIGYPSITETAHLICDILQYNIKIITLDNPVSADYLLDQLKAEQYEMVLCDAVTHKMALSKSINTILITSGIESIKHAYRQAISLVNDLKQIRQKNELLTACFHTQSQKVTIFDQELQTVFTNIDPKLEKSIRHFLATKNNLEGEQQFYHTHNTQVYQLKIKRLDLEDGYFLCEVKNSTPPLINNSFGVSYMNKAEVEEIINKKLLFTSYIQESSKHQLDKLGSHYNAMLIFGESGTAKTSLAYTAYLKQKNHTSNLIVIHSELVNERTWKYLLNSSNGPLVETGNTLLFKNVEQMSIQDVERLLTIISNTRLLQKNNILFTYSTKSADKDKQIFNRIMTEVDCGSIYSPSIEERKNELSGIITLLLNKINIECNKEVIGFDPKALRELLSFSWPGNLNQLEQTVKKLVLYSNSYYISEYQVLELLKHERTESPSVNIDSNLAQHLVEDKTLFDYSREIVIAVLEQNKGNQTKTAKQLGISRTTLWRYLRIE